A genomic stretch from Thermoprotei archaeon includes:
- a CDS encoding DedA family protein: MSLVLWLASIIISFIETYGLLGIMITMTLESALVPLPSEVIMPFAGFVSWSKGSWLFFWQSVIVATFGNLLGSTILYYIGALGGRPLIIKYSKYLLISERELRNAEEWFQKKGEITILIGRMLPAVRTVISLPAGIFRMDIIKFVAFTVIGSIPWNIILTYFGYILGVHWMTILNYSVYIDIMGILALIVLITIMFIRNKH; encoded by the coding sequence ATGTCGCTAGTGTTATGGCTTGCAAGTATAATAATATCATTCATTGAAACTTACGGTTTACTAGGAATAATGATAACCATGACTTTAGAGAGCGCTCTTGTACCATTACCCAGTGAAGTAATAATGCCCTTTGCTGGATTTGTATCTTGGAGCAAAGGTTCATGGTTATTTTTTTGGCAATCTGTAATTGTGGCAACATTTGGTAATTTATTAGGATCAACAATTCTTTATTATATAGGAGCACTTGGTGGTAGACCTTTAATAATAAAATATAGTAAATATTTATTAATAAGTGAAAGAGAATTACGTAATGCCGAAGAATGGTTTCAGAAGAAAGGAGAAATAACAATTTTGATTGGAAGAATGCTGCCTGCTGTACGAACAGTAATCTCATTACCTGCTGGGATTTTTAGAATGGATATTATTAAGTTTGTAGCATTTACAGTAATTGGTTCTATACCCTGGAATATTATTTTAACATATTTTGGATACATTCTAGGTGTACATTGGATGACGATACTCAATTATTCAGTTTATATTGACATCATGGGAATATTAGCTTTAATTGTACTGATAACTATTATGTTCATTAGAAACAAACATTGA
- a CDS encoding transglutaminase-like domain-containing protein yields MQVLERICGIILIMLIVLSYTSLLNTSPLKYYRVNINVYAIFPSNSFQSWLINPIISFQNISNEYFSQSVYIDWFVLNINGKTFNDYILTSDKDNNTLISVNQIPEKINSTVYMVFNVSYLIFITHKKVPDLSMSEAGGLEDIPKQLINSVYLGSNDAWLNDSNVKMLALSMLNKSNVLDTVLKYSSWIDENILYPVSPPHLEPWNSASVLKYKEGDCDDRSILLISMLRSVGIPAYLQIGSIYMNGNNSTENFNSLYYELINTGWHGWAMVYIPPWGFLPVDLTYFKDASVNYVKINNSTYLKITTKNPLNHIIGSALLTNTVFVTSSIIISDYVKPSYEWFKTILNNNIEWREKDETYQVLSKYESQSSITENNETLNSQMISARNLNMITVLSLTFLVVFVSIFIYIRKRFYMHMRK; encoded by the coding sequence ATGCAGGTCCTGGAGAGAATATGTGGAATAATTCTTATCATGTTAATAGTACTATCTTATACATCATTACTCAATACATCACCATTAAAATATTATAGAGTCAACATTAATGTTTATGCTATCTTTCCAAGTAATTCTTTCCAATCTTGGTTAATAAACCCTATAATATCTTTTCAGAATATCTCTAATGAATATTTTTCTCAATCTGTTTATATTGATTGGTTTGTTCTCAACATTAATGGAAAGACGTTTAACGATTATATTTTAACCAGTGATAAAGATAACAATACACTAATTAGTGTGAATCAGATACCAGAAAAAATAAATTCAACAGTGTACATGGTATTCAATGTTTCTTATCTTATCTTTATTACACATAAGAAGGTTCCTGATCTAAGCATGTCTGAAGCTGGAGGTTTAGAGGATATTCCTAAACAATTAATAAACAGTGTTTACTTGGGATCTAACGATGCTTGGTTGAATGATAGTAATGTGAAAATGTTAGCTCTTTCTATGCTAAACAAAAGTAATGTATTAGATACAGTCCTTAAGTACTCATCATGGATTGATGAAAACATACTTTATCCTGTTAGTCCACCGCACTTGGAACCATGGAATTCTGCATCAGTTTTAAAATATAAAGAAGGAGATTGTGATGATAGATCAATCCTTCTCATTAGCATGTTAAGATCTGTAGGCATTCCAGCTTATTTGCAGATAGGTTCTATATACATGAATGGCAATAACAGTACTGAGAATTTTAATAGCCTGTATTATGAACTGATTAACACTGGTTGGCATGGTTGGGCCATGGTATATATACCACCATGGGGATTTTTACCAGTAGATTTAACATATTTTAAAGATGCTTCAGTGAATTATGTGAAGATTAATAATTCTACATACTTAAAAATTACAACAAAAAACCCATTAAATCACATCATAGGTTCAGCATTATTAACTAATACAGTATTCGTGACCAGTTCAATAATTATTTCAGATTATGTAAAACCTAGCTACGAATGGTTTAAGACAATCCTGAACAACAATATCGAATGGAGAGAAAAAGATGAGACATATCAAGTATTAAGTAAATATGAATCACAATCATCTATCACGGAAAACAATGAAACTCTCAATTCACAGATGATTTCTGCACGAAATTTAAATATGATTACAGTCTTGTCATTAACATTCCTTGTTGTATTCGTTTCTATTTTCATTTATATCAGAAAAAGATTTTATATGCATATGAGAAAATGA
- the hxlA gene encoding 3-hexulose-6-phosphate synthase — MAFLILKPKLQVALDFTNLDDAIRISEMVVEGGCDILEVGTPLIKSVGIESIRRLRHAFPRTQIAADMKIIDAGRVEARLAAESGADIVTVLGVADDSTIRDVISEAKMRGISVSADLIAIKDPVKRAIELESLGVDMVCVHTGVDVQKARGITVKELINEIRLISRSVSIPLCVAGGIKPDMVKDLIEAGAKIIIVGSAITNAPDPKKVTQEIKNIITSFT, encoded by the coding sequence ATGGCGTTCTTAATTTTAAAACCAAAGCTTCAAGTTGCTTTAGATTTCACTAATCTAGATGATGCGATTAGAATTAGTGAGATGGTTGTTGAGGGTGGTTGTGATATACTTGAAGTTGGTACTCCACTTATTAAAAGTGTTGGTATTGAGAGCATTAGACGATTACGTCATGCATTCCCACGGACACAGATAGCAGCGGATATGAAAATCATTGATGCTGGACGCGTAGAAGCTAGACTAGCAGCAGAATCTGGAGCTGACATTGTTACAGTTCTAGGTGTTGCAGACGACTCAACCATAAGAGATGTAATTTCTGAAGCAAAAATGCGTGGTATAAGTGTAAGTGCAGATCTGATTGCTATAAAAGATCCAGTAAAACGTGCTATAGAGCTTGAATCACTAGGTGTGGATATGGTATGTGTTCATACAGGTGTAGATGTTCAAAAAGCTAGAGGAATTACTGTTAAAGAATTAATAAACGAAATAAGATTAATATCACGCAGCGTTTCAATACCTTTATGCGTAGCAGGTGGTATAAAACCTGACATGGTTAAAGATCTTATAGAGGCTGGAGCAAAAATTATAATAGTAGGTTCAGCAATAACTAATGCTCCTGATCCTAAAAAAGTTACACAAGAAATAAAAAATATAATAACAAGCTTTACATAA
- a CDS encoding ABC transporter ATP-binding protein, translating into MENISEAIRVNNLWFTYPNGVNALKDINLTILKGEIVALIGENGAGKTTLAKHFIGLLKPTRGTVEVFGIDTRKTTVATLAKKVGFVFQNPDYQLFAETVWDEVAFALKNFDFPEDEIKKKVKKTLEMFDLLKYEKVSPLALSGGERKRVAIASVVCYDPEILILDEPTIGQDQIQKNKIIELIRAFASKGKTIIIITHDMDFVADIEPRVILLSKGKILADGHARDILPNLSLLEAAHLLSNQVGYLSWLFSKYNNYFPHNIIKVNEFVEAFLKMVKNDDTK; encoded by the coding sequence GTGGAGAATATATCTGAAGCAATACGTGTGAATAATTTGTGGTTTACATATCCTAATGGAGTTAATGCTTTAAAAGACATAAATCTCACTATTCTTAAAGGTGAGATTGTTGCACTGATTGGCGAAAACGGTGCAGGAAAAACAACTTTAGCTAAACATTTCATAGGATTACTTAAACCCACAAGAGGCACTGTCGAAGTTTTTGGTATTGATACAAGAAAAACTACAGTAGCCACGCTAGCTAAAAAAGTAGGTTTTGTTTTTCAAAATCCTGACTACCAGTTGTTTGCAGAAACGGTATGGGATGAGGTTGCTTTTGCCCTAAAAAATTTTGATTTCCCTGAAGATGAAATTAAGAAAAAAGTGAAGAAAACGTTAGAGATGTTTGATCTTCTTAAATATGAGAAAGTCTCACCGTTGGCACTTAGTGGTGGAGAGAGGAAAAGAGTTGCGATAGCCTCAGTAGTATGTTATGACCCAGAAATATTAATACTAGATGAACCTACAATAGGGCAAGATCAAATTCAAAAAAATAAGATTATAGAGCTGATAAGAGCCTTTGCCAGTAAAGGTAAGACAATAATAATCATAACACACGATATGGATTTCGTTGCTGATATAGAACCTAGAGTTATCTTATTATCTAAAGGCAAGATTCTAGCGGATGGACATGCAAGAGATATACTCCCGAACTTGTCACTTTTAGAGGCGGCACACTTGTTGTCTAATCAAGTAGGTTATCTTTCATGGCTATTCAGTAAATACAACAATTACTTTCCACACAACATTATAAAAGTTAATGAATTTGTTGAGGCATTCTTAAAAATGGTGAAAAATGATGATACCAAGTGA
- the rgy gene encoding reverse gyrase has translation MARIMQSLVGLQVIYKNSCPEIGCNNDVSMYNLLMGRGCMLHQSIKGRIDVNEVFSPWNVTPWGAQRMWIRRFLRGESFAMISPTGSGKTTTAMLLALYSNKKYNKKSLILVPTATLAYQIETKLKSMNIYNSSIVGFHTLSNKPTLDDLQSADIIVTTSASLVRNRNLFNNVKVDIIFVDDVDGFLRKSKAIDVAFNMLDVDSYKIKTAEEIIRLRSKAKRNHYEEILQLQKSVRLEGKQIIVSGATQSVRRTKRVKLLSELVGFDIGMKVIGTRNVEDVYVIPEKSMYDTLLALVKKLGKGALIFAQGSENVIKISEFLSNNGIRSAAYVKASKKLFRMFEGGELDTLVGTATLRSSLVRGIDLPEAVRYVIFFGVPKYTIKVSLEEFTPARMLVVLGTIAKYLENSDKIKCGQIMDKLRKIINISRTELDKIKKEEEKEKSSFLNYAKNVMTEALRFYNEVTANPEVRQKAGIVNNQLVFPDSLTYVQASGRSSRLTIKGMTKGLSILIIDEKRSFELLREQLDILDIHFKSIDETDLQQIIKEIDETRVLKAGARIEMESILLVVESPTKSKTISHFFGKPMKRTVNSLITYEVMTPDKLIIVTATRGHFFDLNIEEKSFGAIYDNGNLTVYFKQTKEGVSEALRKLAQDVDKVLVATDPDAEGEKIAWDIRSMITPYNSNVKRIKYHEITRRAIEEALNNPEDFDINLLQAQILRRIEDAWIGLPLSLIVQREFKKRWLSAGRVQTPVLGWIVERTEDNKKHKVELLTLKLENNLTLPSIRMSRGSAKKLKDKGKIKVISIKVEDKEINPPPPYTTDSMLTDATRELKTTSEEIMRLAQDLFEVGFITYHRTEATTVSAVGMNIAKQYLTKINKAELYVGRPWSSEGAHECIRPTRPLSADELELMVKSKLIPVQIPISKRHIDLYNLIFRRFIASQALSALVRYITLVIEILDTMHEFKFAINVVKHGFDLINPIRLSDMNFIQLRENTEYLIVDIKKRIVGEKSLYNEADLIRLMKEKRIGRPSTYAITIEKLKERGYIYKVKTGQLISLKLGERVFKFLIEKFRTLVDEDRTRKVLEAMDMVENGTLPFLDVVSTFYQEIQTIVEKEDILRHEKIEFAQ, from the coding sequence ATGGCTAGGATTATGCAAAGCCTCGTCGGCCTGCAAGTGATCTACAAGAATTCCTGTCCAGAAATTGGATGCAACAATGATGTTAGTATGTATAATCTACTGATGGGAAGAGGTTGCATGTTACATCAAAGCATAAAAGGTAGAATTGATGTAAATGAAGTATTCTCTCCATGGAACGTGACGCCATGGGGCGCGCAACGAATGTGGATCAGAAGATTCCTTAGAGGTGAGAGTTTTGCTATGATATCACCAACAGGTAGCGGTAAAACAACAACAGCCATGCTATTAGCATTATACAGTAATAAAAAATATAATAAAAAATCACTAATATTGGTGCCAACAGCTACTTTGGCATACCAAATAGAAACAAAGTTAAAATCTATGAACATTTATAATAGCAGTATCGTAGGTTTTCATACACTTTCAAACAAACCGACACTAGATGATTTACAAAGTGCTGACATAATTGTCACAACATCAGCATCATTAGTTAGAAATCGCAATTTATTTAATAATGTTAAAGTTGACATAATATTCGTTGATGATGTGGATGGTTTTCTAAGAAAATCAAAAGCTATTGATGTAGCGTTTAATATGCTTGATGTCGATTCTTATAAGATCAAAACAGCCGAAGAAATTATTAGACTAAGATCAAAAGCTAAAAGAAATCACTATGAAGAAATACTTCAACTGCAAAAAAGTGTCAGACTTGAAGGAAAACAAATCATAGTATCAGGAGCAACACAGTCAGTAAGAAGAACTAAAAGAGTCAAACTATTAAGCGAACTAGTAGGATTCGACATCGGCATGAAAGTAATAGGTACGAGAAATGTAGAAGATGTGTACGTGATACCAGAGAAATCCATGTATGATACACTACTCGCCTTAGTTAAAAAACTTGGAAAAGGGGCATTAATTTTTGCACAAGGTTCAGAGAACGTAATAAAAATATCAGAATTTTTAAGTAATAATGGTATAAGATCGGCTGCCTACGTGAAGGCATCAAAAAAGCTCTTTAGAATGTTTGAGGGGGGTGAACTAGACACTTTAGTAGGTACCGCGACACTAAGATCTTCACTAGTTAGGGGTATTGACTTGCCAGAAGCAGTAAGATATGTTATATTTTTTGGTGTACCAAAATATACTATCAAAGTAAGTTTGGAAGAATTCACACCAGCCAGAATGCTAGTAGTACTTGGTACAATAGCAAAATACTTGGAAAATAGTGATAAGATAAAATGTGGACAAATCATGGATAAATTAAGAAAAATAATTAATATCTCCCGCACAGAACTTGATAAAATAAAAAAAGAGGAAGAAAAAGAGAAAAGTAGCTTTTTAAATTATGCCAAAAACGTAATGACAGAAGCACTAAGATTTTATAATGAAGTAACAGCTAATCCTGAGGTCCGACAAAAAGCCGGCATAGTAAATAACCAATTAGTTTTTCCTGATTCCTTAACTTATGTTCAAGCATCAGGTAGAAGTAGCAGATTAACCATAAAAGGAATGACAAAAGGCTTATCAATATTAATCATTGATGAGAAAAGAAGCTTTGAATTACTACGAGAACAGTTAGACATCCTAGATATACACTTCAAATCAATAGATGAGACTGACCTTCAACAAATAATCAAAGAAATAGATGAAACAAGAGTGCTTAAAGCCGGTGCAAGAATAGAAATGGAGTCAATATTATTAGTTGTCGAATCGCCCACAAAATCGAAAACAATCTCACACTTCTTTGGAAAACCTATGAAAAGAACGGTAAATTCACTAATAACTTATGAAGTAATGACACCAGATAAACTTATCATAGTAACTGCAACAAGAGGGCACTTCTTTGATCTTAACATTGAAGAAAAAAGCTTTGGAGCGATTTATGACAACGGAAATCTTACAGTATATTTCAAACAAACGAAAGAAGGTGTTTCTGAAGCATTACGAAAATTAGCTCAAGATGTTGATAAAGTACTGGTAGCAACTGATCCTGATGCCGAAGGAGAAAAAATCGCATGGGATATCAGATCCATGATAACACCATATAATAGCAATGTAAAACGAATAAAGTATCATGAAATAACACGTAGGGCAATCGAAGAAGCATTAAATAACCCCGAAGATTTTGATATAAACCTCTTACAAGCACAGATACTAAGACGCATAGAGGATGCATGGATTGGACTACCACTTTCACTGATAGTGCAAAGAGAATTTAAGAAACGATGGCTCAGCGCAGGCAGAGTACAAACACCCGTACTTGGTTGGATAGTGGAACGTACAGAAGATAATAAAAAACATAAAGTAGAACTCCTCACACTTAAACTCGAAAACAATCTTACATTACCATCTATAAGAATGTCTAGAGGATCAGCCAAAAAATTGAAGGATAAAGGAAAAATTAAAGTCATATCAATAAAAGTTGAGGATAAAGAAATTAACCCACCACCACCATATACTACAGATTCAATGTTAACAGATGCCACACGAGAACTAAAAACCACCTCAGAAGAAATTATGAGACTAGCTCAAGACTTATTTGAAGTCGGTTTCATAACATACCATAGAACAGAAGCGACAACAGTAAGCGCTGTAGGAATGAACATAGCAAAACAATACCTTACGAAAATTAACAAAGCAGAACTTTACGTCGGCAGACCTTGGAGTTCCGAAGGAGCTCACGAATGCATCAGACCAACCAGACCATTAAGCGCTGATGAACTTGAGCTCATGGTTAAAAGCAAATTAATACCTGTACAAATACCTATAAGCAAACGACACATAGACCTTTATAATTTAATCTTCCGCAGATTCATAGCAAGCCAAGCATTATCAGCATTAGTAAGATACATCACATTAGTCATAGAAATCCTTGACACAATGCATGAATTCAAATTCGCTATAAACGTAGTAAAACATGGTTTTGACTTAATAAACCCAATACGTCTGAGCGATATGAACTTTATACAACTTAGAGAAAACACAGAATACTTAATAGTAGATATTAAAAAGAGAATAGTCGGTGAAAAAAGCTTATACAACGAAGCAGATTTAATTCGATTAATGAAAGAAAAAAGAATAGGACGTCCAAGCACTTACGCCATTACAATAGAAAAGTTAAAAGAAAGAGGATATATATACAAAGTAAAAACAGGACAACTGATAAGCCTAAAACTCGGAGAGCGAGTCTTCAAATTCCTCATTGAGAAATTCCGCACATTAGTTGATGAAGACAGAACACGAAAAGTACTAGAAGCAATGGACATGGTAGAAAATGGCACGCTACCATTCCTAGATGTCGTCAGCACATTCTACCAAGAAATTCAAACCATAGTAGAAAAAGAGGACATACTAAGACATGAAAAAATAGAATTCGCACAATAA
- a CDS encoding bis(5'-nucleosyl)-tetraphosphatase has translation MGEELLEEISAGVVVFRKENSTRKYLLLNYPAGHWDFPKGGIDSNETPKETAIREVREETGITDLKFVTGFEERVSYFYRKHGKTVHKEVIYFLAETKQEVVSLSWEHMGYVWLIFNDAYKKLTFKTSKDILKKAENYLLTILI, from the coding sequence ATGGGAGAAGAATTGCTTGAGGAAATATCTGCCGGAGTTGTAGTGTTTAGAAAAGAAAATTCTACTAGGAAGTATCTATTGCTTAATTATCCGGCTGGGCACTGGGATTTTCCTAAAGGAGGGATTGACAGTAATGAAACACCTAAAGAGACAGCTATACGTGAGGTTAGGGAAGAGACTGGAATTACTGATCTAAAATTTGTTACTGGATTTGAGGAAAGAGTGAGTTATTTTTATAGAAAGCATGGTAAAACTGTTCATAAAGAGGTCATATATTTTCTTGCTGAAACGAAACAGGAGGTTGTAAGCTTATCATGGGAGCACATGGGATATGTTTGGCTGATTTTTAATGATGCATATAAAAAACTTACTTTTAAAACATCAAAAGATATACTAAAGAAAGCAGAAAACTATCTTCTTACAATATTAATATAG
- a CDS encoding energy-coupling factor transporter transmembrane component T, translating into MIPSEVLEFRKGSTIVHRFTPYTKMLYAILFSILTLLKPEFGYTLFIFVLTIIPIILARMMKLWLKSLRGLIILIIMVFGFNMLFTMNVYYSLSMVLRLLALVNIFMVFLRTTSPEDLAYALYKLGLPYDFVLAFTMALRFIPTMLKDIQAVIDAQRARGLETEKGNPIKRVRNYIPIFIPLIVNAIRRARSVAETMESRAFGATKNPTSLYEVKLKTLDYMGMITITITTLLIFYITYALNINIL; encoded by the coding sequence ATGATACCAAGTGAAGTATTAGAATTCAGAAAGGGTTCTACAATAGTTCATAGATTTACACCATATACTAAAATGTTATACGCAATACTTTTCAGCATCCTGACGTTATTAAAGCCAGAATTCGGTTATACGCTGTTTATCTTTGTTTTGACAATAATACCAATTATTCTAGCGCGAATGATGAAATTATGGCTAAAATCACTAAGGGGACTCATAATATTAATAATAATGGTATTTGGATTTAATATGCTGTTTACTATGAATGTCTATTATTCATTATCAATGGTACTCAGACTTTTAGCGTTAGTAAACATTTTCATGGTATTTTTACGCACCACATCACCTGAAGATCTAGCGTACGCACTTTATAAGTTAGGATTACCTTATGATTTTGTATTGGCATTCACTATGGCTTTACGATTTATTCCTACAATGCTTAAGGATATACAAGCTGTAATCGATGCGCAACGAGCAAGAGGTTTAGAGACAGAGAAGGGAAATCCAATAAAACGAGTACGCAATTATATACCAATATTTATTCCCCTCATAGTAAATGCAATAAGAAGAGCAAGATCAGTTGCTGAAACAATGGAGTCCAGAGCATTTGGAGCAACAAAAAACCCAACAAGTCTTTATGAAGTAAAACTAAAAACATTAGATTACATGGGAATGATAACAATAACTATAACCACCTTACTAATATTTTATATAACCTATGCATTAAACATTAATATATTATAA
- a CDS encoding stage II sporulation protein M gives MESALPFYIRIIIGIIGIILLIGVTFFGSVGYISVSDAQNMYNDLNRTIQGINGPLDIFKNNFLLSTLMIIPLIGIFLAMVIAYNTGQAFAAISIVKYGSNLGGRLFLLTMFFPHFWFEYISYGFAAVQSLIFVYSIVKALKTRKYGIVLTELFITIIIIGIVAAFLLIGAIIEYNLIT, from the coding sequence ATGGAAAGTGCGCTACCGTTTTACATAAGAATTATAATTGGAATAATAGGTATTATTCTTTTGATTGGTGTTACATTTTTTGGATCTGTGGGATACATTAGTGTGAGTGATGCGCAAAACATGTATAATGATCTAAATAGAACAATTCAAGGCATTAATGGGCCATTGGACATTTTTAAAAATAATTTCCTCTTATCCACACTAATGATAATACCTCTCATCGGAATCTTTCTCGCAATGGTAATAGCATATAATACTGGTCAAGCGTTCGCTGCTATAAGTATTGTGAAGTACGGAAGTAACTTAGGAGGAAGACTTTTTCTCCTCACTATGTTCTTTCCGCATTTTTGGTTTGAATACATATCATATGGTTTTGCAGCAGTTCAAAGCCTAATATTTGTCTATTCCATAGTAAAAGCGCTAAAAACCAGAAAATACGGGATAGTGCTTACAGAACTATTTATAACAATCATCATAATAGGAATAGTTGCTGCGTTTCTTTTAATCGGTGCAATAATAGAATACAATCTAATCACTTAA
- the speD gene encoding adenosylmethionine decarboxylase: MVGLEILDVREQENIKSTVGRHLIAELFNCDEQILTDVDRIREIFVKAAKEAKMHVVKAYFHRFNPHGVSGMVIVAESHLSIHTWPEHGYAAVDIYVCGNDADPWNAYRIIVTELKAKQVTALELKRGIIIK, encoded by the coding sequence ATGGTGGGGCTAGAGATACTTGACGTCAGAGAACAAGAAAACATAAAAAGTACGGTCGGGAGGCACCTCATAGCCGAGCTATTTAACTGTGATGAACAAATTCTTACGGACGTCGATAGAATTAGAGAAATATTCGTAAAAGCAGCGAAGGAAGCAAAAATGCATGTTGTAAAAGCATACTTTCACAGATTTAACCCACATGGTGTTAGTGGTATGGTAATTGTGGCTGAATCGCATTTATCAATCCATACATGGCCAGAGCACGGTTATGCAGCAGTTGACATATATGTTTGCGGTAATGATGCAGATCCATGGAACGCATACAGGATCATAGTAACGGAACTGAAGGCTAAACAAGTGACCGCCTTAGAACTTAAACGTGGAATAATAATAAAATAG
- a CDS encoding DUF72 domain-containing protein, whose protein sequence is MTSIIKIGCCGYGKGGLKKYALTFNVVEVQSTFYNLPKIETVKKWSNEALSINANFEFTIKAWQGISHSPNSPTWRRSRVKPDSTMGSLKPTEKNFSSWKEITNIAKALKSKFIIIQTPPSFSPSEINIKNMKDFFSSINRDDIIIGWEPRGEWRTQPTTIMKLCEELNLVHVVDPFRMMPLSNLPYVYFRLHGIGGTEYNYRYKYSDDDLVRLIMIINEQISRNKSEIYVMFNNFEMVNDAQRLLLMIEKQKL, encoded by the coding sequence ATGACATCTATAATAAAAATTGGATGCTGTGGATATGGAAAAGGAGGTTTAAAGAAGTATGCATTAACGTTTAATGTCGTAGAAGTACAATCTACATTCTATAACCTACCGAAAATTGAAACCGTAAAAAAGTGGTCAAATGAGGCATTATCTATTAATGCTAATTTTGAATTCACGATAAAGGCATGGCAAGGTATTTCACACTCACCTAATAGCCCTACATGGAGACGTTCAAGAGTTAAACCAGATTCAACTATGGGATCATTAAAACCTACAGAAAAGAACTTTAGTTCATGGAAAGAAATTACGAATATAGCTAAAGCTTTAAAATCTAAGTTTATAATAATACAAACACCACCATCATTTAGTCCAAGTGAGATCAACATAAAAAACATGAAAGATTTCTTTTCTTCAATAAATAGAGATGACATAATTATAGGATGGGAGCCTAGAGGTGAGTGGAGAACTCAACCAACCACTATAATGAAACTTTGTGAAGAACTAAATTTAGTTCATGTTGTTGACCCATTTAGAATGATGCCACTTTCGAATTTACCTTACGTTTACTTTAGATTACATGGAATAGGTGGAACAGAATATAATTATAGATACAAGTATTCAGATGATGATTTAGTAAGACTAATCATGATCATAAATGAACAAATTAGCAGGAACAAATCTGAGATATATGTAATGTTTAATAATTTTGAAATGGTAAATGATGCTCAGAGACTTTTATTAATGATAGAGAAGCAAAAACTTTAA